TCCGCGATTAGCGCTAGACTCATCGGCGATACACTCAACTCTTTCATCGAACCATTGGGCTGGAAAACACTTGGTGTTGTGCTAGCAGGTCTGGCCATCTGGTGTTTTAGCTCCAATTTCATACTCGGTTTCGCAAGAGCAAAGAGCTACTACGGAGATGAGCAGAATCAGAGATCCTCTCACCGTCCCTGCGCACACCAAGGCATTCCTTCAGGGAATTTGCTACAAAACAACGATCAGCTACAAGAGTGAAGAACCGAGCTTGGCTTTTCAAACACAATGAGCAAACTCCGAGAGATCTCATGGGCGTCACTAAAACCTCCAGCTAAAGGCTTCCACACATTATATTTAATTTTTCATAGTCGTTGTGTTTGTTTAATTCGCGGAGACCTGCGGTTAACTCATATTCTCCACCCACGCAATCGCTAACGCCCTTTTGGCGTTGCACGCATAACAACCGGAGTCAGAGGCTTCTTTGTCGGAATCAAGAGCCGTCGAAATTGGACCAGTTTTTCTGTTCAGGTGATGACATTCGATAGGGAAGGGAAAACCGCGTTACGCGGAATACGAATCCCGATGATTACCCCTTCAACATGAAAAAATAGGGCCTCTCATGAATTAGGAAACAGAGCGCGATATCAACTGCTGACACAGCAAGTATATAAACTAAGGATGTGCAAAACAGTTTATTCTTCGTCGCCTGTAGGAAGAATTAAGTTTTGATAGAAGCTGACAACAGATCCGTGACGCGAGCTAATATTCTGAATTGTTTTGGCTGTTGTCGAAACACTATAAAAAATAAAACTAGTTCAAACTAAACGAACTAGCCGGTTCACAATCTAAGCGAATTCCAATCCTTACCCCAATTTACTCACAAACGTCTCTTCGCTATGTTGAGCAGAGCCCTTTTAATTAGACAATCTAAGAGGTGCGTGGCGCAACTCTCGCACGTCAAGCCTCCGAAACAGATCACTAATGAGCCTGTGAAGCCCTTTTCTAACAAGGATATCCTTGACTGGGATCTTTTGCGTGCTTCGATCTCCAAGTTTAACAGCGCATCCTTGGACGTGCCTCTGGTCATCAATGGTAAACGTATCTACCATAATGAGGGCAGCCGCCAGTTCTTCCAGCAGACCAATCCTGCCAAACACTCGCAGGTGCTGGCAAATGTAACGCAAGCCTCGAAGCAAGACGTACGAGACGCAATTCAGGCCGCCAAAAGCGCCAAGGAAAAGTGGTACAAAATGCCCTTTTATGATCGCGCGGCCgtgttcttgaaagcagcagaCCTCATCTCAACCAAGTACCGCTACGACATGCTCGCTGCCACTATGTTGGGCCAAGGTAAGAATGTTTACCAGGCAGAAATCGACTGTATTACTGAATTGGCCGATTTCTTCAGATTTAATGTCAAGTATGCTACAGAGCTCTACAATCAGCAACCTTGCGAATCCAGCCCCGGTGTATGGAATAAGGCGGAGTACAGGCCGTTAGAAGGCTTTGTTTATGCTGTCACACCCTTTAACTTCACTGCCATCTCCGGCAATTTAATCGGAGCGCCAGCATTGATGGGTAACACTGTCGTTTGGAAGCCATCCCAGGCAGCTTCGCTctccaactttttgttgCTCACTGTGTTGGAGGAAGCAGGTCTCCCCCACGGTGTAGTGAACTTTGTTCCAGGGAACCCTGTTGATATCACCAACGAAGTCTTGGCAGACGAAGAGTTCTCAGCGCTGCACTTCACAGGATCTACTGCTGTGTTCAAGCAACTTTACGGCAAAATCCAGAGCGGCGTTGTCAACAATCTTTACAGGGACTACCCTCGGATTGTTGGTGAAACTGGCGGAAAGAATTTCCATCTCGTTCACCCAAGCGCGAGCTTGCCACATGCTGTGCTAAGCACTTTGAGAGGCGCTTTCGAATACCAAGGACAGAAGTGTTCTGCTGCATCCCGTCTATATTTGCCCAAGTCTCAAAGTACCGAGTTCCTAGAAAATCTGGTTGGTACTTTGGAGTCCGTTAAAACAGTCAATACCTCCGCTTCTAAAATCAATGGTGGCGATTTGCATGGATTCGTGGGTCCTGTCATTCACCAGCAGAGTTTCGAAAAGTTGGCAAATGCTATTGAAGAGGCAAAGAAAGATCCAGAGTTGGAAATTCTATGTGGCGGCAAATACGACAAGAGCAACGGATGGTTCGTCGAACCCACCATAATCAAAACAACCAACCCGCTTCACAAATTCATGTCTACCGAGTTTTTCGGCCCAGTGCTGACGGTTTACGAGTACCCTGACTCCGAATTTAGCCAAATTTGCGAGACCATTGACAAGACCACAGCTTATGGTTTGACAGGAGCCGTGTTTGCGCGTGACAGAGAGGCTATTATCCTGGCggatgaaaagctcaagtaCAGTGCTGGTAACTTCTACATTAACGACAAATGCACCGGCGCTGTTGTCGGACAACAGTGGTTCGGCGGTGCTAGAATGAGCGGCACTGACGACAAAGCCGGTGGCAGCAACATTCTAAGTCGCTTCGTTAGCATCAGAAATGTCAAGGAAAACTTCTATGAGCTCAACGACTTCAAATACCCTTCCAACTACGAGTAATCTTTTAGCGCGGTGTTTTGTAACATATGTGCTCAGGTGACCGTTCTGGAGGCAGTACTACGAACGCTATTTTAGGCTCAGCAAGATATTTCACAAGTTTCAccatttcaagaaaagcgccCTACCTGGCCATGAGGGCTGTGATTACAGCGCGAGATCATTTCTTTGGATAGCACAACGGGATTTGTAAATACTTAGTCCAGAAATATTGAGAGTTGAATAATCATTTGCTTTTTGCGCGGCCGAGACTAACTGTTAAAAGGTTATAGCGGTCATGCAAAAAACTCGGGGCGCAAACAAGCTTCTAAATCGTCCTATATATTCTTGCAATAAGAAGCTGCTAAGTGTCAGCTGGCTGCGCGGTAGCATAGTCAATCAGCTTTGTGCCAATCGTCACTTATTCCGATACTTCTGTGATTCTTCGTCATCTCCTCTTCTACGACTCTTTGGGTATATAGAAAGCTTTCCTTAAAAATCTTTTGTTATATTTCCTCCTATTAAAGTCACCAGGACAAACCTATTTGAAAAGGGAAAATCAAGGAGGAGAAGCTTGTAAACGGGGCTTGCAGTTTCATTCCTTATTTTTATTTGGATTAGGCCACGAGTTAGATACCACCCCTTTATTATAACAGCTAAATTATCGTGGATTTGTGATATTCCAAGCAAACCCTTATTGCTGTAAAGAATTTTGCCACCTTTAGGAACAAGCCGTTTGCAGCGTCATAAGTGAAAAGTCTTAGCGCGCTTACGAGGGTAACATTGTATCAAGGATTGACTCGCTCCTTAAACCTTGTTTCACTGCCCGCATGAGCTCTTCCGATAGGAAAAACGAAGACAGGTTCGTCGCCACGACCGGGGGCAGAAAAAATCCTAAACAAATTCACATAGCGCACCGGCGTTCTGCAAGCGAGCTGACCAATCTCATGATTGAGCAGTTCACACTACAGAGACAGTTGGAAATAGTTCAGGcccaacagcagcagctcattgctcagcaacagcagctaGCTCAACAATCGGGCCAGTACCTCAACCCTGTCGGCTCTGGAAATGCGTCACTCGGAGCTCCCGGGGGACCCATCCCATCTTTCGTTCCGCAACCTCCCCACCCTCATTATAACGCCCCATCTCCTTCCCCTAGCCAGGGCAACCGGAGCAGATCACATTCTAGAAATAGTTCTGGCTATTACAATAACAATGAGTTTGCCCCACCTGGTCACCGCAAGACTGGCTCTCAATCCAGCGTCTACGGTCACTCGAGAAGACATTCCTTAGGATTGAgcgaagccaaaaaagcagctgcCGAAGAACAAGCCAAAAGAGCAAGTGGCAGCGGTATCTCAATCAAAATTGACGATGCAGAAAAAAGCGAATCCGTGGAATCACCTCTTTCAAATGCGATAGAGCAATCAACCTATAAATTCCCCGCAAACACAGGAGATGCGCAAAGGGGAACAACACCTCAAACCTCCAGGACCTCCCACATGTCACCTCAGAAATCTTTTCAATTCCCTTCCGTACCATCAAACAACAAGGAAAACCGCGAAGAATTCAGTAATGTTAGCACTCCTAACCGTAACGCAAACGCGAAAGGCAAGGACGTCAGCGGTATCAATAACAATTGGCGcttgcagcagcagccaaCCCCGCAAAGCAACCAAAATACCCCCAGCCACCCTTTCCATCATAAGAAGAGCCAATCTAGGGAAGCACCTTTCGGAGGCCTTGAGCCCcctccagtttttcaaccAGGTCACAGATCCCGCAACTCTAACGCTTCTACTCACAGCTTTGGATCTGGTAACAATGGAAGCAACCAAAATGGCCGCAAATCTTTGTTTGCACCATACCTGCCTCAAGCTAATATCCCTGAGTTAATTGAAGAGGGTAGACTTGTTTGTGGTATTTTGAGagtcaacaaaaaaaatagaTCTGATGCCTGGGTTTCTACTGATGGTGTGTTGGACGCAGATGTGTATATTTGTGGTTCCAAAGACCGAAACAGAGCTCTTGAAGGTGATTTAGTAGCTGTTGAGCTACTGATGGTAGACGATGTGTGGGgttcaaagaaagagaaagaggaaaagaagaggaggaaggACGCCAACAATCAGCaagatattttgaacagcAACGACGATTATCACAATgacgcttcttctcgaaTGGCTAATCCAACCaactcttcttcttccttcgGTTCCACGGAGAAAGAGGATCAAAGTTCTCCTTCTAAAGGAAGCGTTAAAAGAAAGGGCTCTCTAAAACAGCGTCCAAcgcaaaagaagaacgacgatgttgaggttgagggACAATCTCTTTTATTagttgaggaagaggaaatcAGCGACAGCTACAAACCTCTCTATGCTGGTCATGTGGTGGCCGTTTTAGACCGTATCCCAGGACAGCTGTTCAGCGGAACTCTTGGTTTGTTGAGGCCCTCACAGCAAGCCAATAACGAAGCCCATAAGCCTCAGAAGCCGAAAATTGTCTGGTTCAAACCAACTGATAAAAAGGTTCCTTTGATTGCTATTCCAACCGAGCAAGCTCCAAAGGACTTTGTCGAAAACGCAGACAAGTACTCGAATAAATTATTTGTTGCTTCAATTAAACGCTGGCCTATAACCTCCCTGCATCCTTTCGGAACTCTTGTTTCACAATTGGGTGAAATCAACGAGCCCGAGACAGAGATCGACGCTATTCTCAGAGACAACAACTTCCTATCTGACGAATATTTGGATCCTCACGACCGCTCAAAGGAAAGAAGCACATTTCAGCCAACACCGCTctctgaagaaaacattcaATCACGCAAAATATTCTTAAACACTACCGCTGTGTTTGAAACAGATTCTCTCTCAGATCTTGCTTTGCACACGAAGGTGTTGGACGATGGGTCTTTGGAAGTTGGCTGCCACATTCTTGACGTCACTGCACACATTGAAGAGGGTTCATCGCTTGACCGGAGAGCGAGGAAAAGATCTTCAGGCGTTTTTATTCCGCAAAAGGTCGTTCACCTTTTGCCACAAACCCTGAATGACGCATTGACATTGAAAGAAGGTAAAACTTCGGCAACTATCTCTGTGGTCCATCGTTTTGATAAATCGTTCAAGGTTCTCTCAACCTGGATTGGCGAGACCTTGATCACACCTGAATCTTCAATTACGTTCCAGGAAATTAATGAGCAGGTGAGCTCCGGCTCTCTGTCTCGTTTCGTCTCCCAAATCCAAGATGTTGCTACTGCATTGTGCCGCAAGCGTTTATCATCACCGTCTGTTAGCTTGAAACCGGAGCTTTGCTTATTAGAAAGTCTTGACGATGAGAAAGTCAAGGTTGATCTAAACATTTTCCAGTCAAGCGCTGCGACATCGATCGTCACAGAAATTGAGCGCCATGTCAATAGCATTGTTGCTGAGACTatttatcaaaaattgGGAGACCTCGCGTTCTTGCGTAGACAGTCAAAACCCATTGCGACTAAGCTGGCAtcatttgaaaagaaggtgACAAAGCTGGGCTATGAGGTTGACATTACTGATTCGCAATCCCTACTTTCGTCCATCTTAGCTatcgaagatgaagctaCAAGGACTGGTGTCGAAatccttctcttcaaagccttAAGCCGTGCTAAATACTTTGTTGCTGGTAAGGTTGAGTCCGACCAGTACGATCATTTTGCGCTTAACTTGCCGCTATACACACACTTCACTGCGCCATTGAGAAGATACGCTGACCACGTTGTTCACCGCCAGCTCAAATCTGTCTTGAATGATTCCTCttacaaagaaaatgatgattctttgaagataaCGTCAGAGTActgcaacttcaaaaaggatTGCGCTCATCATGCTCAGGAACAAGCTATTCATTTGCTTTTGTGCAAAACAATAAACGACATGGGAAATTCTACGGGTCAAATTCTGACAATGGCAACAGTGTTGCAAGTGTATGAATCTGCGTTCGATGTTTTTATTCCTGAGTTTGGaattgaaaagagagttcATGGTGACCAATTGCCCTTGATTAAAGCAGAGTACGACGGAACTAACCGTGTTCTTGAATTGTACTGGCAGGCAGGTGTGGATAGTGCCACATTTGTCCCTGCCGATGAGAAAAACCCAAAGTCTTACAGAAATTCTATTagaaacaagttcaagtcTGCCTCAAACGAAATTGCCAGCATTCAATACCAAAAAACCCTAGAAGGCGAGAACCTTCTGACCGAAGAACTCGCAGGTCAGTTAAGCAACTTGCATATCGACCCCCCAGCTTTGAAGATGCCCGATCCACGTAAGGACACGGAACCATTAGagcgctttttgaaaaccgCTGTTACGAGAACCGAAGGCGACAAGGATATACAAGTGATCCGTGAACTTCAGCAGGTGCCAATTTTGCTCAGGGCGGAAGTTGGAATGGCGCTTCCCTGCTTGACCGTCCGCACCTTGAATCCATTTCAATCTAGAAAGGATTAATTGAACACAGGCCCCTCGATAAAACGAGCCAACCAACTAAATTCAACAATTGCATTCATTCTTTTCATTCATTAGTTTTTATCAAGGTCAAACATTATCTGGCTTGTATGTAAATTAGTTATTAAGACCTCTATCAAATTTTATCTTCCACTAAATGTCTTGTGGGTCTTATTCGCGCACAACTGAAAAATATACGATCTTGACAGAAACAACTTCTGTActgcttgaagttgaaattTATCAAACATCctaaaagaaaaaaatgctcGCAAGTGTTAAACTTGTCAGTCCGTTATACAGAGTATTGTCTCAGAAGGGCGTACAATTTAGacaatttcaaacttgCTATaacttgttgaaaaaagctAGCAAGAAATCAGGGAAGGGCAAGatagatgaagaggagccTACTGAAGTCGTGGATGTTAAGCAATATGTTCTAAAGGCCAAAACACAGTTCAGCGTAACGCTGGATTTacacaagaagaagctcagcgAAATCAGGGCCGGGTCCGCGAGCCCTAGCATATTTGATAAACTTTCAGTCGGTAAGGAAAATAGCAAGTTCACCGATGTTGCTACCACCTCTATGAAAGGCAAAAACAGCTTAATAGTGACAGTTTTTGATCCTAAGGACACTAAGTCTGTCGTCAGCAGTATTTTGGCAGCTGGGCTCAACTTGAATCCTGAAAAGATACCCAACAACGATCAACAACTGAAGATCTCCCTACCGCCACCAACAACTGAGACACGTAAGCAGACCTGCAAGCAGCTAAaggaagtttttgaagagttcaaaaattctgCAAATAAGAACTCGTTAGGTCATATTAGAGGCGACATCCTTAAACAACTGAAAAATAttgacaagaaaaatgatTCAGTGAAAAAAGTTATTCAGGACCTTGACAAGCTTCACAAAGAGTATACAAACACTCTTCAGGAACAGTTGAAGCAAGCCGAGAAAAATGTCTTAGGATGATATATATCTTGAGCCACTAAGTGCGTGAACCACTATCACTTGTATATACTTTGTAGTCCCCCcattcaagcttctttagCTAACGAAATTACCGACTTTATTCTCTTCCAGGTGGAAGTTGTGTAAGCTCCAGtgttcaaacttttgacgAAGTTCCAAGCCGAAGCATTGCTCTTGATTGGATAATCGAGAGGCTTTGGAATCTGTGTGGAAATGAACGGTAGTTTGTCATAACACACACTCTTTGCATTACAAAGGCCAGTCAATCCTTCTTCGCCACCAAACTTACCATAACCCGAACCATTAATTCCTCCAAAGGGAAGCTGGCAAACATAGAAAGTGGCAAAATCATTGATCGCGACATTACCTGTGTTTAGATGGTTTGCCACATAGTTGCATTCAGCGTAATCGTTCCCGAAAACGGAGCCTCCAAGTCCGAATGGGGCGGAGTTAGCAAGACGGATACAGTCGTTGGTGTCGCTAGCACGCATTACCGTAAGAATAGGACCGAAAACTTCGTTTTGGGCAATTTCCATGTTGGGAgtgacatcaacaagaagagtGGGCTGAAAGTAGTGGCCTTGAGGGTAGTTTGGATGAGTGTAGCGAGAACCACCATGGAGAAGGCGTGCACCCTTAGCAACTGCATCTTTGATCATGTTTTCGAGCTGTTCGAATCTGTTGTCTGATATCATAGCTCCCATGTCCACATCTTCTAAGTTGTCAATGTCAGATCCAAGCCTGAGCTGGCCCACCCTCTGCTCTAGTAGCGAAACAAGCTTATCGTAGTTTTGAGCAGATACAATGACCCTCTCAATCCCGATGCAGTTTTGACCGGAAGACTGAAAAGTTCCACGCATTATAATTGAAGACAAGGCATTAATATCTTTGACAGAGTCAAGGGCAATCAGAGCGTCTTTTCCTCCCAattcaacaacaacagggGTCAAACTTTTGGCAGCGGCAGTTAAAACATGGTGGGCAACAGGCTTGCTCCCAATAAAAGTCAAATGCTTGAGGCCAGGGTGAGAAGAGTAGTAGTTAGCGGCATCATCAGTAGCACTTGGAGGGCTGCAGTAACATAGTTGAATAATGTCAGGATCAAAGCCATTTGCTTCCAAACACTTTCTACACAAAGCTGCAAAGAACTCCGAAGACCAGACCACCTGCTCAGAGCACTTTATCACAATAGCATTACCAGTGAAAATAGCTGCGATAATAGGGCCAAGCAAGTTGTGGAATGGGTAGTTCCAGGAAACCAAAGCGCCAACAACGCCTAGCGGCTCGTATCTAACTTCAGCGCCCTTATACCATTtcatgaagaagttgcttGGACCAGAACGCTTGGATGGTTGCAGTGCGCTTTGgccatttttgatgatcCATTGCAACTTCTCAAGCGTAACCAGGATCTCGCCCATTGACGCATCAAGCATGGTCTTACCCGAATCCCGACAGGCCACACGCGCGATAGAGTCCTGGTTTTCGATAATGTATTCCTGAAGGGAAAGAAGCACCCGGATacgctcttcaaaagaagtttcGCGCCATTTCAATTGCGCTTTCGTAGCTTTGGAAACAAGTGTGTCAATGTCCTGCTCGGTCATCGAAGGATACGACCCGAGATATTGGCCCGTGGCAGGACAGTAACATTGAATGCGGTTGGGGCTCTCGCTATTCGAAAGAGATGCTGGAAACAAGCGCTTTCCTTTCCAGTTCTTTTGAGCGGCCTCGGGCAGCGGAAGTTCAAATTTAGCAGGCTTTTGCCTAACTCTCTGGCAAGCTGGGAAAAGCCATCTGTATAAAACAAATGCTACGAGAAGCGTAACCAGGAACGTCGTGGAATTGGTCTTCATTGCAGCCTGGCTATTGGCGAGCTTTGTGTGGTTGAACGTGAGCTGCTGCATTTTAATCCAGTCCGAGAAGTACGCCTGGACCGTATGATTCAATTGACGCAGCATCGACGAATTTAAGTAGATCTGCGACATCTCAAGGTGGTAAACACGGTTCGCAACGAGTGATACCAGTATCCAATCGGCCTCTGTACAAAGCGTGATGGTGGTGAGCTGAGCTCGTTTAGAAACTTTAGCTAAATGAGTATTCACGTGAACAGGCGAGAATTTTCGACCGCCGAGTATTATATCGCGAGCAAGCGACCGTCGGTCGTGTTTGTAGCCGTGTGGGGCCGCTAGCAACCTGTGCTTTTTGTCTATATATTAATTTCTTTCTAAAAGGTGCTCGGTGCTCTCACGCTGCGTTGACATGGACCTCGGCAACAGGAGTCGTCACCGCGTCCACCAGTAGCTTGACAacgttcttcttcttgtccttgCCGATCTTCTGGATCTCCTGGATCTCAACCTGCACCTTGCCTTCGGCGTCCTTCTCCAAACCGCCGACACCGCCAGCGTTCTTGGCCTCAAAGTCCTtcagctcctgctccttcttttgcttgtAAGCGTTAATTTCGGTGGCAGCGTCGGACTTAGCTTGCTTTAGTTTTTCCTGGCGGTACTGTCTAGCCTTAGACACAATCTCATGTGCCTCTTTCTCggctttcaaaagagtAGCGATACCATTTGGTTGGGACTGAAATGAGAAAAGTAGCCTGTTAGTACACCGTTCTTGTAGTTTTTCGAAACATAGAATCCTAGCGgttgcaaagctttgagcGTACATACCATTATGCTGCTGAAGTGCTTGACTATTAGTGGCTCTGTGCTCTTTAGCTCTTGTGAGGGGTGTGTAGAAAGGGTTGAGTGTACTACTTTCGCAGAATCATCACGATATACTCCGTCTCGGGCGATGGCGAGGTGCGCATCGTGAATAGGGAGATTAACTGTTTAACAAACGTACACAGTGACATATACATCACGTGAAAGAAGCGTATATAACGACAAACTTATACGTATTTTCGTGCGTAGTTAGCATCAATTTGAATATTCGAAGCGCTCATGCATGAAGAgatcaagctcatcgcgccCAACAGAGATAGGTCAGTTGGACGCGACATGACTACGGCTACATGCGAAATATGCAAGGAGCATGCACACAAGTACAAGTGTCCCAAGTGCTCGAAAAAAACGTGCTCTGTAGCGTGTATCAAGGAGCATAAGAGCCGCGACAGTTGCAGTGGTACTTCAGCGGAGCCCACTGGCTATGTGTCTCGcgagaagctcaaggcCGCTGACACATCAGAAGAAACGAACGTGATGGTACAGCGTGACTATAACTTTCTTTTGGGCATGAACAGGCAGCTGGAACTGCTTAAGCGAGATGGGAAAGTGAAAAACAAGCGTGTTCTGGGCACTCACCATCGTAGCCAGCCCCAGCAGAAGTGGCCACGCTTG
The Lachancea thermotolerans CBS 6340 chromosome G complete sequence genome window above contains:
- the PUT2 gene encoding 1-pyrroline-5-carboxylate dehydrogenase (highly similar to uniprot|P07275 Saccharomyces cerevisiae YHR037W PUT2 delta-1-pyrroline-5-carboxylate dehydrogenase), coding for MLSRALLIRQSKRCVAQLSHVKPPKQITNEPVKPFSNKDILDWDLLRASISKFNSASLDVPLVINGKRIYHNEGSRQFFQQTNPAKHSQVLANVTQASKQDVRDAIQAAKSAKEKWYKMPFYDRAAVFLKAADLISTKYRYDMLAATMLGQGKNVYQAEIDCITELADFFRFNVKYATELYNQQPCESSPGVWNKAEYRPLEGFVYAVTPFNFTAISGNLIGAPALMGNTVVWKPSQAASLSNFLLLTVLEEAGLPHGVVNFVPGNPVDITNEVLADEEFSALHFTGSTAVFKQLYGKIQSGVVNNLYRDYPRIVGETGGKNFHLVHPSASLPHAVLSTLRGAFEYQGQKCSAASRLYLPKSQSTEFLENLVGTLESVKTVNTSASKINGGDLHGFVGPVIHQQSFEKLANAIEEAKKDPELEILCGGKYDKSNGWFVEPTIIKTTNPLHKFMSTEFFGPVLTVYEYPDSEFSQICETIDKTTAYGLTGAVFARDREAIILADEKLKYSAGNFYINDKCTGAVVGQQWFGGARMSGTDDKAGGSNILSRFVSIRNVKENFYELNDFKYPSNYE
- the SSD1 gene encoding mRNA-binding translational repressor SSD1 (similar to uniprot|P24276 Saccharomyces cerevisiae YDR293C SSD1 Protein with a role in maintenance of cellular integrity interacts with components of the TOR pathway ssd1 mutant of a clinical S. cerevisiae strain displays elevated virulence); amino-acid sequence: MSSSDRKNEDRFVATTGGRKNPKQIHIAHRRSASELTNLMIEQFTLQRQLEIVQAQQQQLIAQQQQLAQQSGQYLNPVGSGNASLGAPGGPIPSFVPQPPHPHYNAPSPSPSQGNRSRSHSRNSSGYYNNNEFAPPGHRKTGSQSSVYGHSRRHSLGLSEAKKAAAEEQAKRASGSGISIKIDDAEKSESVESPLSNAIEQSTYKFPANTGDAQRGTTPQTSRTSHMSPQKSFQFPSVPSNNKENREEFSNVSTPNRNANAKGKDVSGINNNWRLQQQPTPQSNQNTPSHPFHHKKSQSREAPFGGLEPPPVFQPGHRSRNSNASTHSFGSGNNGSNQNGRKSLFAPYLPQANIPELIEEGRLVCGILRVNKKNRSDAWVSTDGVLDADVYICGSKDRNRALEGDLVAVELLMVDDVWGSKKEKEEKKRRKDANNQQDILNSNDDYHNDASSRMANPTNSSSSFGSTEKEDQSSPSKGSVKRKGSLKQRPTQKKNDDVEVEGQSLLLVEEEEISDSYKPLYAGHVVAVLDRIPGQLFSGTLGLLRPSQQANNEAHKPQKPKIVWFKPTDKKVPLIAIPTEQAPKDFVENADKYSNKLFVASIKRWPITSLHPFGTLVSQLGEINEPETEIDAILRDNNFLSDEYLDPHDRSKERSTFQPTPLSEENIQSRKIFLNTTAVFETDSLSDLALHTKVLDDGSLEVGCHILDVTAHIEEGSSLDRRARKRSSGVFIPQKVVHLLPQTLNDALTLKEGKTSATISVVHRFDKSFKVLSTWIGETLITPESSITFQEINEQVSSGSLSRFVSQIQDVATALCRKRLSSPSVSLKPELCLLESLDDEKVKVDLNIFQSSAATSIVTEIERHVNSIVAETIYQKLGDLAFLRRQSKPIATKLASFEKKVTKLGYEVDITDSQSLLSSILAIEDEATRTGVEILLFKALSRAKYFVAGKVESDQYDHFALNLPLYTHFTAPLRRYADHVVHRQLKSVLNDSSYKENDDSLKITSEYCNFKKDCAHHAQEQAIHLLLCKTINDMGNSTGQILTMATVLQVYESAFDVFIPEFGIEKRVHGDQLPLIKAEYDGTNRVLELYWQAGVDSATFVPADEKNPKSYRNSIRNKFKSASNEIASIQYQKTLEGENLLTEELAGQLSNLHIDPPALKMPDPRKDTEPLERFLKTAVTRTEGDKDIQVIRELQQVPILLRAEVGMALPCLTVRTLNPFQSRKD
- the RRF1 gene encoding Rrf1p (similar to uniprot|P38771 Saccharomyces cerevisiae YHR038W RRF1 Ribosomal Recycling Factor 1 originally characterized as FIL1 a Factor for Isocitrate Lyase expression mitochondrial ribosome recycling factor), producing MLASVKLVSPLYRVLSQKGVQFRQFQTCYNLLKKASKKSGKGKIDEEEPTEVVDVKQYVLKAKTQFSVTLDLHKKKLSEIRAGSASPSIFDKLSVGKENSKFTDVATTSMKGKNSLIVTVFDPKDTKSVVSSILAAGLNLNPEKIPNNDQQLKISLPPPTTETRKQTCKQLKEVFEEFKNSANKNSLGHIRGDILKQLKNIDKKNDSVKKVIQDLDKLHKEYTNTLQEQLKQAEKNVLG
- the MSC7 gene encoding meiotic recombination directing protein (similar to uniprot|P38694 Saccharomyces cerevisiae YHR039C MSC7 Protein of unknown function green fluorescent protein (GFP)-fusion protein localizes to the endoplasmic reticulum msc7 mutants are defective in directing meiotic recombination events to homologous chromatids); this encodes MSQIYLNSSMLRQLNHTVQAYFSDWIKMQQLTFNHTKLANSQAAMKTNSTTFLVTLLVAFVLYRWLFPACQRVRQKPAKFELPLPEAAQKNWKGKRLFPASLSNSESPNRIQCYCPATGQYLGSYPSMTEQDIDTLVSKATKAQLKWRETSFEERIRVLLSLQEYIIENQDSIARVACRDSGKTMLDASMGEILVTLEKLQWIIKNGQSALQPSKRSGPSNFFMKWYKGAEVRYEPLGVVGALVSWNYPFHNLLGPIIAAIFTGNAIVIKCSEQVVWSSEFFAALCRKCLEANGFDPDIIQLCYCSPPSATDDAANYYSSHPGLKHLTFIGSKPVAHHVLTAAAKSLTPVVVELGGKDALIALDSVKDINALSSIIMRGTFQSSGQNCIGIERVIVSAQNYDKLVSLLEQRVGQLRLGSDIDNLEDVDMGAMISDNRFEQLENMIKDAVAKGARLLHGGSRYTHPNYPQGHYFQPTLLVDVTPNMEIAQNEVFGPILTVMRASDTNDCIRLANSAPFGLGGSVFGNDYAECNYVANHLNTGNVAINDFATFYVCQLPFGGINGSGYGKFGGEEGLTGLCNAKSVCYDKLPFISTQIPKPLDYPIKSNASAWNFVKSLNTGAYTTSTWKRIKSVISLAKEA
- the VMA10 gene encoding H(+)-transporting V1 sector ATPase subunit G (similar to uniprot|P48836 Saccharomyces cerevisiae YHR039C-A VMA10 Vacuolar H+ ATPase subunit G of the catalytic (V1) sector), encoding MSQPNGIATLLKAEKEAHEIVSKARQYRQEKLKQAKSDAATEINAYKQKKEQELKDFEAKNAGGVGGLEKDAEGKVQVEIQEIQKIGKDKKKNVVKLLVDAVTTPVAEVHVNAA